The genomic region ATATCGGCAAAGAGTACGCCGATACACGACATAATATAGGTTTTATGGTTGCGGATGAGCTTGCTAATCAGGCCGGGACAACTTGGTCTACATTGAAACATGCTTACTATACTGAATACAAGCAGCGTGGGCATAACGTGTATGTGATCAAGCCGACGACATTTATGAACTTAAGCGGGAAGGCAGTAAACTATTGGATGCAGGAGCTAAAAGTTCCTGTTCAGAATATTCTGGTTATTGTTGATGATCTGGCGATTCCATTCGGTTCCTTGCGCGTAAAGCCGAAGGGCTCTGCAGCAGGACACAATGGTTTGCGATCTATAGAAGCTTCTATTGGAGGTCAGCAATATCCAAGATTGCGCTTTGGCATTGGCGACAACTTCTCCAAAGGTCGGCAGGTAGATTATGTCTTAGGCCCATTTGATAAGGAGGAACAACGCGAATTGCCGGCATTGATCGAGCATTCGGTGAAGATGGTCAATAGCTTTATCAATATTGGGATTGAGCTGACGATGACCAACCTAAATACTAAATAGGTTTCTGATGGAAATTGTGAAGATATTAAATAAGAAAAAGCATCGGGGAGATGCTTTTTCTATTATCTAAACAACAAACTTAAAAGTTTCAAATTAATCTTTAGCTTTGCGGGTGGTAATCATGATAACACCGTTCTTGGCTTTATCACCATAGTCTTTTACGGCTTTATCGCCTTTAATAACCTTCACCGTTTTAATTTTTTCGCTCTTTAAACTATCAACCTCTGCTTTCGTAGCTTCCTTATCATCGATAAAATAAATCGCGTTATTTGGGATGTCTTTTGCCGATGTAGAGACCGTGATTTGCCCATCCATTTTCGGACGATTAACCGCCAGCGGAGAGTCTTTTGTGATGATCTTGATTACTCCTTCAACATCATCGCCGTAGGCCGCTGTGGTAGCTTTGCTTTTTTGCACATCGATGGAGAAGATATCGTTTGGATTCAAATTGCTGGCTTCATCGCCTTCTACCACTTTCTCGTTCACTAACCACACAATCTTGCCTTTTTCCGCGTTAGACCTGAAAGTTAGCTTTCGGTTCTCACCACTTGGGTTAACTTTTATCCCTACCCCATTAAATCGACCTCTTAACGAATCCTGCGTCGGAAGGTTATGCTCCTTCGCGTACGCCTTCGTGAAAACCTTCATGAGATTGGTTTTCTTTTCTTTCCCATCTTCCGTTTTGCCGCTTTCTACCCTCAAGTCGATCGAATGGATGTCCTCGTGTTTTATCGCTTTAAATGTTTCCTCGCTTACCTTCTTCCCGTCGATCTCGTAGCTCATGTTCTTCCCCTCATGCGATAAGCCTAGCACTGATACGCCTCTTCCGGTCACTCTCAGATTATTCTTCGTTGGCGACATGCTGTTATCTTGAATTGTCCATACCCTAGACACTGGGTCTCCTTCTTTTCTGGTTTTGATAGAGATTACTCCGTCTTTGGCTTTTGGATCGATTGCAAGAGCGTCTTTCCCGGTTAATATCACAACGTTATCAACACGGCGATCATCAATTAAAGAGAGGTCAAAGTCCTTAGGCATCACTTTACCGTCGATAACAATGATTTTGTCTTTATTGGCGCCCTGATCGATAAGCTGATTAAATGAGCGCGCCTTGAAGCCTCTTACTACTTTGACTTCGTTAATTTTTCCTTTCAACGTATCGCTTTGCTCTGCATTAAAGGTTAATCCGGATAGTTCTTTGACATTGGCATCATCAGATCGGAATCCGGTAACCACGACCTCCTCGGTCTGCTGTGAACTAGCCTTTTTCTTCGTTGTATCTTGCTGAATTATGTTTTCGGATAGTTTGTGTCCAATTTCTGAAACATTCGTTTCAGCGGCTTTAATTACAACCGTTTCGATCTTTGCTTCCGCCTTGTTCAAGGTGAAAGTTGCTCCGGCCAAAATAAAGACCGGCAGTAGGAATGCATACTTGCTGAGTTCCAACTTGGATGAGCGTTTCTTGTTCATCATCATAATGCGCTTTTTTAAGGTTTTAAAGTTAAACTGATTGCTGATGCCCACCGAAGCACCCTGCTTGGTGACATGCAGCAAAGAGTATTGATAAGTCTGGCGGTCGACACCTTTATCTAACACTTGTTGATCGGTCAAGTATTCAAGATTTTGACGTACGGCTTTGCGCATTAACCACACGAAAGGATTATACCAACAGCTTACCAATACTATTTCAAACAACAAGACATCCCAGGTATGATGGCCCTCAACATGGACATGCTCGTGTTTAAAAATATCGTGGAGTTCTTTTTCCAGATGCTGCTCTTTATGAACATAGATCTTATTGAAAAAAGAAAATGGTGCAATAGGGAAGATTACATTGCGAAAAAGGTATTCGCGCCATGCGGAAGGTTCAGAATGCAAATGTATCCGCAAAAGGCTAAACAACTGTATCAGCAACTTTGTAAACAAAACGATAGCGCCTACAGATGCTATCATCAGCATTAAATCACTTAGCGAGAAATAACTTTCCTTTTCCTCAAATACGAAGGGAATGTAGCTCAATACCTCGCCCATAGGAAGTTCAACCTGCTTTGCGAACCAAGATTTGATGTCTAAAAATGGGTAAATAAATGCATATATCGTCGCTACAAGGAAGTAGATACGGTTGAGCAAATAAAAGGTTAGCCCCTTCAAAAGAAACTGATAGCCCAGAAAGATAATGATGATGAGCAGGTTTACTTGCAGCAAATAGGTTAGTAGGCTTTCCATGGCGCTATGATTTATTGTTTCGAATCATGTCCATGATCTCT from Sphingobacterium sp. BN32 harbors:
- the pth gene encoding aminoacyl-tRNA hydrolase, which encodes MNFLIVGLGNIGKEYADTRHNIGFMVADELANQAGTTWSTLKHAYYTEYKQRGHNVYVIKPTTFMNLSGKAVNYWMQELKVPVQNILVIVDDLAIPFGSLRVKPKGSAAGHNGLRSIEASIGGQQYPRLRFGIGDNFSKGRQVDYVLGPFDKEEQRELPALIEHSVKMVNSFINIGIELTMTNLNTK
- a CDS encoding M56 family metallopeptidase; this encodes MESLLTYLLQVNLLIIIIFLGYQFLLKGLTFYLLNRIYFLVATIYAFIYPFLDIKSWFAKQVELPMGEVLSYIPFVFEEKESYFSLSDLMLMIASVGAIVLFTKLLIQLFSLLRIHLHSEPSAWREYLFRNVIFPIAPFSFFNKIYVHKEQHLEKELHDIFKHEHVHVEGHHTWDVLLFEIVLVSCWYNPFVWLMRKAVRQNLEYLTDQQVLDKGVDRQTYQYSLLHVTKQGASVGISNQFNFKTLKKRIMMMNKKRSSKLELSKYAFLLPVFILAGATFTLNKAEAKIETVVIKAAETNVSEIGHKLSENIIQQDTTKKKASSQQTEEVVVTGFRSDDANVKELSGLTFNAEQSDTLKGKINEVKVVRGFKARSFNQLIDQGANKDKIIVIDGKVMPKDFDLSLIDDRRVDNVVILTGKDALAIDPKAKDGVISIKTRKEGDPVSRVWTIQDNSMSPTKNNLRVTGRGVSVLGLSHEGKNMSYEIDGKKVSEETFKAIKHEDIHSIDLRVESGKTEDGKEKKTNLMKVFTKAYAKEHNLPTQDSLRGRFNGVGIKVNPSGENRKLTFRSNAEKGKIVWLVNEKVVEGDEASNLNPNDIFSIDVQKSKATTAAYGDDVEGVIKIITKDSPLAVNRPKMDGQITVSTSAKDIPNNAIYFIDDKEATKAEVDSLKSEKIKTVKVIKGDKAVKDYGDKAKNGVIMITTRKAKD